Genomic segment of Serinicoccus hydrothermalis:
CGACGACGCGCTGACGGTATGCCCGGAGTGCGGCGGCTCGCTGCGCAAGGTCTTCAGCGCGGTCGGGGTCGTCTTCAAGGGCTCGGGCTTCTACCGCACCGACTCCCGCGGCTCGGGCTCCTCCTCCGGCAAGGGCGGCTCGAGCGGCTCCGGCGGCGAGTCGGGCAAGAGCGAGGGCGGCAGCAAGGGCGGCTCGACGGCCTCGGAGGGCAAGGGGTCATCCTCCGGCGGGTCGTCCGGCTCCTCGTCCTCGACGGGCTCAGGAGGGTCCGGCTCGGGCTCCGGCGGCTCGTCGTCCACATCCTCCGGCTCCTCCGGCAGCTCGTCCACAGCTTCGCGCTGAGCCCTGGCGGGGGCGGAGCGGCGGGCCTAGCGTCGCGGGCGTGACCCGACGAGCCGCCCGACCCGCCACCCCGTCGCGCCGCGGTCTGACCCGGTTCCTGCGTCGCCCGGTCCTGCGCCGCTGGCTGGCGGCCGTGCTCGCCGCGACCACCGTGGGCGGCAGCCTGCACCTCGTGCTGGGTCGCCCGCAGCCCGGCGAGGTCCCGGCAGTCGTGGCGGTCCGGACACTGCCGGTCGGCGCGACCCTGACGGCCCGCGACACCCAGCTGCGGCACGTCCCGCCGGACGTCCTGCCCGAGGGGCACCTGGCCGAGCCACCGGCCGAGGGCAGCTCCCTGGCCGTGCCGCTGCAGGCCGGGGAGGTGCTGACGGCGGCTGACCTGCGCACCAGCTCCCTGCTCGCGGGCCTCGACGACGTGGTCGCCGTCTACCTCCCCGTGGCCGACGCGGCCGTGGCCGGGGCGACGCTCGCCGGCGACCGCATCGACGTGCACTCCCCCGTCGACGGGAGCACGGTGGCCAGCGAGGCGCTCGTGCTCCGCGCCGGGGCGGGCGAGGAGCCGGGTCTGTGGGTCGCGGTGGACGAGCGCACCGCGTCCGAGCTCGCCGCCGCGAGGGGGGCCGACCCGCTCGGGGCCGCCCTCCTGGTGGCGGTGCGCGCCGGCGACACCGGAGGGTGACGGGTGAGCAACCTCACACGACCCCTTCTCGGAGCCCTGACCCGGGTGACGTGAAGCGGTATACACTTCACGACCGGCCCCAGGGGCGAGTCACGATGTCGGGCCACCCACCACGACCAACACCACCACGAGCGATCTGCCCCTGGCCTGCGCTCGCACGAAAGGAGAGGCCATGCTCAGCGGCTTCAAGGACTTCATCATGCGCGGCAACGTGATCGAGCTTGCCGTCGCGGTCGTCATCGGCTCTGCCTTCGCCGCCGTCGTCGAGACCATCGTCTCCGGCATCATCACCCCGCTGCTCAACGCCGCGGGCGGCGCGGAGGTCGGCGGTCTCGGCTTCAACATCATCGAGGGCAACGACGCGACCTACCTCAACTTCGCGGCCATCATCAACGCCCTCATCGTCTTCCTCATCACCGCGGCCGTCGTGTACTTCGTGCTCGTCGCGCCGATGAACAAGGTGAACGAGCGCCTCAACCGCAACAAGCCGGTCGAGGAGATCATCAGCGACGAGGTCGCCACCCTGCGCGAGATCCGCGACCTGCTGGCCGAGCGCCGCACCGACGGCCCGCAGCAGAGCTGACCCCGCGCGGGCACCCACCCGCCGCACCACCGACGCCCCGGCACGGACACCGTGCCGGGGCGTCGTGCGTCCTGCGTCTGCGCCCCGGTGACGGTCGGGCCCGGTTCAGTCCCAGTGGGGCGGCCGCTGCTCCAGGATCCAGGTGTCCCGGGGGTCGAGGCGACGGGGCGCCCGCCCTGCCTCGCGCCCGCGCTTCCGCTCGTGGTCGCGCGCCGGAGGCACCTCGTCCGCCTGGTCCGCCGCGGGGTTGGTGGGTGCTGCCACGGCACGCCGTGGCGCGCGCCGGCGGCGCTGCTCCGCCGGCCCGTCGCTCACCGCGTCCGCTCGCGCAGCGCCTGCAGCACCCGGGCGACCTCCCGCGCCGGGTCGGTGAAGACGTCCGTGGTGCGCACCCGCACCGGCGCCCACCCCATGCGGGTGAGCTGGTCGTGCCGCAGGCGCACGTCGTCGCGGCCGGGTCGCGGGGCGGAGCCGTTCTGGACGTCCCCGTCCACGGCGACGGCATACCGCGCGTCGTCCTCCTCGGACACCACGGCCAGGTCCACGACGTGCGGACCGTGGCCGACACCCTCCTTGACCTGCAGCCCCTCGGAGCGCAGCCGCCGGACGAGCTCGGTGAGCACCGCCGAGCCGTGGCCGTGCTCCTCGGCGTCCGGGACGAGGGCGTGCCGGACGATCTCGGCCCCGTGACCGGCCGCGGTGGGCCAGTCGGCGACGGGGGTGGGGGTGACCAGGTCGACGCTGCGGCGCGCGCCGGCGAGCACCGCGCCGGCGGCCTCGGCGCTGCCCACGGCGGCGGGTGAGCCCACCCACACGACCCGGTCGCGGGTCTGACCTGCGACCCGGTGGACCGGGAGCACGAGGAAGGCCTCGCTGTCCTGCTCGTCGTCGGAGAGCGAGGCGGGCAGCCCGGCCGAACCCATCGCCGCACGCAGGGCGATGCCGGCGTCCTCCGCCCCCGCCTCGTCGTCGGTCACCAGCAGCAGGCTGTCCGGCCCGGAGCGCGCGTGCTTGAGCACCAGGCGCACGGCGGCCTCGATCCTCGCGCTCACGTGCCCGTCCACGACGTGCTCGCGCACGCTCGCGCCGCGCCACACCCCCGGGAAGGAGTGCACGGGACGCGGCATGAGGGGGGCCAACGGGGCGACGAGGCCCTGGTCCAGCGCCCGGTAGTGGGTGCCGAGATGCCGCACGGGCAGGATCTTCGCGACCTCGGCGAGCAGCGAGGGCTCGTCCATCGGTCCGGGGTCGCCGTCCGCCTGCGGGTCGGCGACGACGGAGAAGTGGCGCGGCCCGGGGCCGCCGCTGTCGCCCACGACGAGGACCTGCCGGCCACGGGCCAGGGCCGGCGCCGTGCGCGCGGTCGTGGTGCGGCCGGCGCGGTCGACGACGACCAGGTCGACCGTCAGGTCGGGGGGCAGCACCGCCGGCACCACCAGCGGGCTGGCGAGCAGCACGGGCGCGGCGGCCAGCACGACGTCCGGGGCCCGGCTGATGACGTCCCGGGAGTCGACCGCGCCGAGCCGGGTCTCCTCGAGCGCTCGCTGCCAGGCGCCGAGCTGGGAGCCGTGGCCGGCCAGCGTGCGCCGTAACCTACGGAGCACCGCGCGCCGGGCGCGCAGCGCGTTGCGGCGCAGGTGGGCCCGGTCCGCGGCGCGGAAGGATCGCTCGGCCTCCCGGACCGCCTCCCCACCGACCTGCTGGGGCACCTCGTCCGAGGTGAGGTGGTCGAGCACCGAGCTGCGGTGCACGAAGCGCACCTCCTGGGCCACGCGGTCGGCGGGCACGCCCCGGCGGGCGAGGTCGTCGACGAGCTCACCCAGACCCTGCTCGCGCAGCGGCGCGAGCAGGGGGTGCGCCTGCGCCGCGACCGCGGCCCGGTCGGCACGCGCGTCGAGCCGGACCAGCCGCTCCAGCACCGTGTCGAGGTGGGTGGTCGACAGCTCGTGGCCGACCGAGGTGCCCGTGAGGGCCTGCTCCAGCCACTCCAGGTCCTCGCCGATGGGCGTCTGGGCGGCCAGCGCCTCCTCCCAGCCCTCGGGCGCGGTGGGACGGGCGGCCTTCCCGGCCACCTCCTCCCACTCACGTCCTTCGTCACGGGCCATGCGCACCCGCTGCGCCAGGTCGGCCGGAGGGGTGCCGGGCCGCAGCTGCTGGCGCACCTGACGCCGCAGCCGGGCGCGGGCGACCGCACCGGGCCGCTGCACACCGGCGTCGCGGTCCGGTCCCAGCGCGGCGACCATCTGCTCCAACGGGGCGTCGTAGATCCCCGGCGCGAAGTGGTCCAGCGTGTCGCTGGCGCGGGCCACGAGACCCAGACGGTGGCCCCACTGGCGCAGGGTGGCGGGCGCGGGCATACCGGCCGCGCGGCACACGGCGTCCGCCTGCTCGCGGGCGGTGCTGAACTCCCCGGACACCAGGCGACCCACGATCTCGGTGGCGCGGGTGGCCTCGTCCTCGCTGGTGAGGCGTGCGGCGTACCAGGGGTCCTCGGCGCGGGCCGTGGACCAGGCGCCGCAGTCGGCCGCCTCGATGAGGGCGTCGGTGACGGCCGAGAGCTCCTCGTCGGTGAGCGTGCGCAGGACGTCCGGGTGCAGGCGCACCCGCGAGGTCGGCGGGTGCTCGGAGGTGGCGAGGGCGGAGAGGTCGTCCTCGGTGCGGGCCAGGCTCAGACCCCAGGGCTCGTGCTCCCGGTGCAGGACCTCCTGCTCGCGCTGCAGCACCGACAGGGCGTCGGCCCGCGCGGGCAGGGGGTCGGGCCCGAGGTCGGGCTCGTCCTCGGAGGGCAACCGGTCCAGACGACGCCGCACCTCCGCGAGCGTCTGGCGCATGGAGGCAGGGTCCTCGGCCAGCTGCAGGCACAGGTCGCCCAGGCCGACGGCGTCCAGGCGCCGACGGACCGCCTGCAGGGTGCTGCGGTCCTCCGAGCAGACCATGACCGTCCGGCCCTCGGAGAGCGCCCCGACCACGACGTTGGCGATCGTCTGGGTCGCGCCGGTCCCGGAGGGGGTGTCGAGGACGAGGTCGCCGCCGTGCGACACCTCGTCGACGACCAGCCGCTGCGAGGCGTCGGCGTCGAGGGCGCTCAGCTCTCGGGCGGCGTCCTCGGCGCGCTCCGGGTCCGGTGCCGACGGGGTGAGCCGCACGTCGGCACCGGCGAGCGCGGCCACGACGTCGTGCGCCGCGAGCGGTTCGGGGTCGCCGGTGTAGGAGGTGACCAAGGGCAGCTTGGCCCAGGGGAAGGTGCTGATGACCATCTGCGGCCCGATGGCGAAGCCGGCCATCTCGATGCAGATGTCCTCCAGCGCCCGGTAGGTCAACCGCGGGTCGAAGCCGTGGCTCTGCGCGGACAGCCCGGCCAGGAGCGCCGGGTCCGGCTGCAGGTGGGCCTCGCTGCGCAGGTAGTGCTCCAGGACGGGGTTGAAGACGACGTCCTCGTGCAGCTCGAGCACGAAGTCGGAGTGCGCGGCGTCGGTCGGCGTGATCGTGCAGGCGCGCAGCAGCACGGGGGCCCGGGGCGGGACCGGCACGCGGTGCAGCGTCCAGGTCGCGAGCCCGATGGCCAGGAAGCTGGTCTCTAGGCCGTGCTCCCGGCGCATCTCGGTGACCTTGTCGCGGATGCCGCCGAGGCGGCGCGCGGCGTCGGCGAAGGCCACCTGCTCCCGGACGAGGTCGGAGAGCGGCGTGGGCCGCCCGGACAGCAGCTTGGCCACCCCGCCCGGGTGGGCGAGGTTGAGGTCGAAGGTGCCGGTCAACGAGGTGCGGTGCCACAGCAGGGAGTTCGCCCCGCCGAGCTCGGCCACCTCGTGCCGCCACCGTGTCCGGGCGCGCTGGACCGCCTCGACGCGCGCTTCGTCGAGGGTGTTCAAGGGGCGCAGGGAGCTCACCGTCTCAGGCTAACGACTGAGGTCGTGTATGCCGCGAGCACCACCGCGGCGAGCGCGGCGAGGACGCAGAGCCAGGCGTACCCGACGAGGTCCATGACCACCCCGGCCAGGGCTCCGCCGGCGGCGGCGGACAGGCCCATGACGAGGTCGGCGCCGCCCTGCACCGAGGCGCGCTGCCCGACCGGCACGGCCCCGGCGACGGTCCCGGAGCCGGCGACCATGGTGCAGGACCACCCCAGGCCGAGCAGGAAGAGACCGGCGGTCAGGCCCGGGGAGAAGCCGTCGTGGCTGATCCCGGCGAGCAGGCACGCCAGCACGAGGAGGACGGTGCCCAGCAGCACCACGGGCCGGGGCCCGAAGCGGTCGGTGAGCTGGCCGGTGACCGGGGCCAGGCCGTACATCCCGAGGATGTGCAGGCTGATGACGAGGCCGATGAGCTCGATCTCGGCCTCCCCGTGCCGCATGTGCAGCGGCGTCATGACCATGACCGCGACCATGACCACGTGCCCCACCGTGAGCGCGGCGGTGCCCCACAGGGCGGCCGGGGTCGCCCGGATGAGGCGCAGACCGTCGCCGACGTTGCCCTGCCGGCCCACCGGCTGCTCGGTGTCCACCCCGGCCAGGCGGCGGGCGGTGAGGAGCGGGTCGGGCCGCAGCGCGAGCTGGAGGAGCACCGCGGCGAGCCCGAAGCCGATCGCGGAGAAGACCCAGGCCCCGGCGAGCGGCGGCAGCCCGAGCACGCCGGCGACGGCCTTGCCGGGGCCGACCATGTTGGGCCCCAGGACGGACCCGATCGTCGTGGCCCAGACCACCCAGCTGAGCTGACGTCCCCGGCGCTCGGGGGCGGCGAGATCGGTCGCGGCATACCGTGCCTGGCTGTTCGCCGTCGTCGAGGCACCGAAGAGCGTGGTGCCGACGAGCAGCATCCAGAAGGTGCCGGTGGCGGTGGCAGCGATCGCGAGCGCCGCCCCGAGCGCCCCGACGACATACGCCGCGGAGAGGCCGACCCGGCGGCCGCGGCGCCCCATGAGCGCGGCGATCGGGATGGTGAACAGCGCCCCGCCCAGGACCTGGGTGGTCGTGGCCAGGCCGGAGAGTGCGTCCCGGCCGCTGACGTCCGCCGCGACGATCGCCCCCACGGCGATGCCGCTGGCCACCCCGATGCCGCCCAGGGTCTGGCTGCCCATGAGGGTGAGGACGGTGCGGGACTGCAGCTGCGCCGTGTCCGTGGCGTCGAGGGCGTGGTCGGCGGTCACGGGGGAAGTCTCGCAGCCCCGGGACGCGGGGGCATCAGTGGATCTGGGTGCGCCAGCCCGCCGGGACCCTGCCCGCCGGCCCGGGGGCGGGCTGGTCCTCGGGCCGGCTGGTGGGCGCCGCGAGCTGCGGGCCGAGCACACCGGTGCTCTTGGCATAGGACCAGAACCAGTCCTCGCCGGGCTCGAAGCTCTGCACGACCGGGTGCCCGGTCTCCTCGAAGTGGGCGGTCGCGTGCTGGCCGGGCGAGCTGTCGCAGCAGCCCACGTGCCCGCACTCGGCGCACCGGCGCAGGTGCACCCACCAACCCTGGGCGTCGTCGCACTCCACGCACCCGGTGCCGCTCGGCGGCACGTCGGTCCTGATCCCCTCGACGGTCATGGCTGCTCCCTCTCCTAGGCTCGTCCCATTCACGCACGAGCGGGGGTATGCCGTCCACGGGTCGGCCTCGGGCGATGAGTTCCCGGCGGGTCAGCGGTCAGGATGGGACACACGAGCGAACCCGAGGAGAGGACGAGCGATGAGCGAGCAGCAGCCCACGACCGAGGACGTCGAGCCGTTCCGCGCCGTGGTGGTCACCGGGACGGGCGTGCCGGTGGAGGACCTGCGCGACTTCTTCGACAGCGGCTTCCAGCGGCTGGGCGCCGCGCTGCAGGCGCAGGGCGGACCGCCCGCCGGTCCCGCCTTCGCGGCCTACGACCGCCAGCCGTCGGAGACCGTGGACCTGCGGATCGGCTTCCCGGTCGGCCCCGCCGTCGTCGCCGCCGAAGGGGTCGAGGTCATCGACGTCCCCGGCGGACGGGTGGCCCGCCTGGTGCACGAGGGAGGCTACGACGACCTGTCCGGCTCCTGGGACCGGCTGGTGACCTGGGCCCTGGAGCAGGGCGAGCGGCCGGCCGGCTGGTTCTACGAGGAGTACCTCACCGAGCCCACCCCTGACGCGGACCCGGCCGACATGCGCACCCGGCTGACGCTGCCGCTCCAGCCGGCCTGACCCGGCCTCCCAGCCTCACCGGTCTGCGTCCGCCCCGTCGTCCGACAGCTGACCTCGGCGGCGCAGCACCACGAAGGTCGCCACGGCCAGCACGAGGCCGGCGAGGATCGTCAGGAGCGTGCTGGCCGTGCTGCCGAGCGCCTGGGAGAGCAGGATCCGGCTCTGCGACGTCGGGTCGGACAGGATCACCGCGACGAAGACCGCGACCAGGACGGTCGCGAGCATCATCGGGACCCTGGCCCACCACCCGGAGAGGCCCGAGCGCTGCTGCAGCAGCCGGCCGGCCTTGAGGATGCGCCCGGCACGCACCAGCCGCAGCGCCCCGACGACGCGAAGCAGCCGCAGCAGCTGGACCGGGCCGACCGCCAGCACCACGGCGGCCACGACGGCGAGCGTCAGCAGCACGAGCCACCAGTGCCGCAGCAGCCAGGCGCGCCGGTCCTCGGCCACGGCGAAGAGGATCACCGTCTCGGCCACGAGGACCGCCCCGGTCAGCCAGTTCGCGACGGTGCCGACGGTCGAGTAGGGCTCGGCGAGCAGGGTCAGGAAGACCGCGGGGACCGAGGCGAGCGCCGCGACCAGCACGGGCAGCGCCAGCCGCTCCTCCCACTCCTCCTCGCGGCTGCGGGCCACGGTCACCTCCTGCGTGCCCCCGGCAGGATTCGAACCTGCGACACCCGCTTTAGGAGAGCGGTGCTCTATCCCCTGAGCTACGAGGGCGCACCGGGTCGCGCCCGGAACCGGCACATCCTCTCATGCGGGAGCCCGCCGACCGGGTGCTCCCCACGACCTCCGGCACGCCTGAGCCCCCGCCGTGGCGGGGGCTCGGGCGGGTCGGGCTCAGCCGGTGGCGGCCGCGGCGAGGTTGCCGAGGCTGGTCTCCAGCTCCTCCTCCTGGACGAGGGGGAAGCTCACTTTGGTGAGCAGCTCGGGGTCGGTCACCTTGCCCCAGTCGTAGGTGAGCTGCACCTCGGTGCTGTCCGGGCCCTGGGGGGTCAGCTCCCAGACCCACTCCCAGCCCTTGGGCTCGGTGCCGGCCGGTGCGGTCTGCCAGGCCACCAGCTTGTCCTTGGCGTAGCCGGTGACGTGGTTGTCGGTCTGGTAGTCGCCGCCCATGTGCTCGCCGGACATGTTCATGGTGAAGACCTGCCCGGTCTCGGTGATCCGGTCGCCGTGGTCGACGGACTGCACGAAGCCGGAGCCGTCGATCGCGACGTGGTTCTCCGGGAGGGTGAGCACCTCGAAGACGTCCTTGGCGGACACGTCGATGGTGCGGCTGACGGTGATGCTCGTCTGATCGCTCATGGGGCCGACGCTAACGAGGCGGGCGCCGCGACGCGAGCCGAGACGGGCGAGCGCCCGCGACCTGCGACGCTGGGCGCATGGCGACGCACACCTACGAGCTGGGGCTCACCTGGACCGGCAACCGCGGCTCGGGCACGTCCGGCTACCGCGACTACGACCGCTCGGTCCTGGCCCGCAGCGTGGGTATGCCGGATCTCCCGCTCTCCGCGGACCGCGCCTTCCGCGGCGACGCCGGGCGGTGGAACCCCGAGGTGCTGCTGCTCGCGGCGCTGAGCGAGTGCCACCTGCTGTCGCTGCTGCACGTGGCGGTGACGCACGGCGTCACGGTCGTGGACTACACGGACGCACCCGTGGGCACCATGGAGCAGTCCGGGATCGGCGGTCGGTTCACCCGGGTCCTGCTGCGCCCCGTGGTGACGGTCACGGACACCGAGCACGTCGAGCTCCTGCCGCAGCTGCACGCGGAGGCGGCGCGGGCCTGCTTCATCGCCTCCTCGGTGAACTTCCCCGTGGACCACGACCCACGGACGGTCGTGGCGCCGCCGCCCGCGACCTGAGGCGGCTACGAGGCCTGCAGCCGGACCGTCCGGGCCCCCGGGATCGAGGCATACCGGTCCGGGGTGCAGGTGAGGAGCACCACCTGCACGTCCTCCCCACCGGCGGCCCCACCCCCGAGCACCTGGCTCATCTGCTCCAGCCGGTCCGGGTCGGTCCACCCCAGGGCGTCGTCGATGACCACCGGCACACCCCGCGCCGGGTCCACCAGCTGTGCCACGGCCAGCCGGGCCAGGATGCCGAGCTGCTCCCTGGCCCCGCCGGAGAGCTGGTCGTGCGGCACGGTGGTGCCGTGCAGGGTCCGGGCGACGACGCTCAGCTGCTCGTCGACGGTGACGCCGAAGGTCTGGCCGTAGACCCGCCGACCGAGCCGCTCCAGCGCCTCGGTGAAGGGTCGGACGTAAGCCCGGTGGGCCGCGTCGCGGTGCTCGTGCAGCGTGGTCCGCAGGTGCCGTGCCGCCCGGGCCCGTCGGTCGAGCGCGACGAGCCGTCGCTCGGCCTCGTCCAGGCCCGCGACGGCGAGGTCGTACAGCTCCTGGCGCCCCTCGCCGGCCGCCTGCTCGACGTGCCCGGTGAGGGTGTGCATCCGGTCCCGCGCCTCCCCGAGCTCGTGCTGCGCCCGGGTCAGGGCGCCCTCGGCGCGCGCGAGCGCGGCCGTGACGGCGTCCGCCCCGGCGTCGCTGAGGGCCGTCCGCGCCGCCTCGGCCCGCACCCGGGCCTCCTCCAGCGTGGCCGTCCGGCTGCTGGCCCCGGCCGCCAGCTCGTCGTCGCTCGCGACCTCGCGGGACCCGGACAGCTCGGTGACGGCACGGTCGTGCCGGGCCCGCTCACCCTCGACGCGCCCGACGAGACGGTCCAGCTCGGCCTGGACCCTGCGGGCCTCCTCCCGCCGTGCGCTCATGGTCGCGCCCGCGCCGCGCCGCGCCTCACGGGCCTCCCGCAGCTTCCGCCCGGCCGCGTGCTCCGCCTGACGCGCGGCGTCCACGTCGCCGCCGGGCTGCCACTCCTCGACGTCCGCCGTCGCCACCGTGAACCGGTGGCGCGCCTGCTCGAGGCGCCGCAGCAGGCTCGGCGCGGCGGCGCCGGCCTCCACCTGCGGCAGGTCCGCCGCGGCGCCGTGGGCGCGCAGCACGGACTCCAGGTCGCGTCGCGCCTCGCGCCACGTCGCCTCCGCGGTCTCCGTCGCCCGCGCCGCGGTCCGGAGCCCGTCCAGGTCCGTGTGGCCGGCGCGGTCCAGCGACGAGACGAGGGCTTCCCGCGCACGGTCCAGGGCGGCCACGCGTCCCGCGGAGTCCGCCGCCGCGCGCACGACCACGTGGGCCGCTCCCGGCACGTCCACCTCCAGGTCGTCGGTGGCGACGAACGTCCGTTCCTCGCCGGCGCTCACGGGGCCGTCCTCCTGATCGGCGCCCCGCACCGTCACCCCCGAGCCGTCCGACAGCGCACGGACGACGACGCGCGGGCTGGCGGCCTCGTGGCGGGCCCGCTGGACCTCGAGCTCGTGCGCCAGCGCCTCGACCTCGCGGACCGTCTCACGGGTGACCGGTCGTGCGGGGACGGCCTCGCGTGCCCGGTCCACGGCGGCGGCCCGCTGGTCGATCTCGGCGAGCACGCCCTCGAGCCGCCGGACCTCCTCGTGCTGCTCCAGGCGGTCCAGCTCGGCCCGGGCCTCTTCGAGCCGCGTCTCGGCCGTCTCGACCAGGGCCTCGGTGCGGCGCGTCTCCCCCTGCGCCCCCTCGACCTGGGAGAGGAGCTCCTGCGCCGCACGGGCGAGCCGGTCCATCTGCTCCTCGTGCCCGGCGAGCACCTCCTCGAGGTCGGCGACCTCGCGCACCTGGATGCGCCGTCGCCCGACCTCCGCCTCGGCGGCCCGCGCGAGCTCAGCGGCCTCACCCAGGCGCGCGGAGGCGGACTCCTCCGCGGCGACGAGCGCGGCGATCCCGGCGGCCCGGTCCTGCGCCCCGGTGAGCGCGCCCCGCGCCTCGTCCGCCTCGCCGGTCAGGGCAGCGACCCGCTCCCGCGCGGTGGCCAGCAGCTCCAGCAGCTCCTCGGCCTCCACGACCCGGCGATGGGCCTCGGCGACCTCGGACTGGGACTGCGCGTGGTCGGCGATCGCGGCCTTGTAGTCGCCCGTGGGCCGGCCGGTGCGCGCGGTGAAGTAGCTGAGGTACTCCTCCTCCACGAGGTCCAGCACCCGCTCCCCGCCACCGTCGTGCAGGTGCGCGTCCGCGGCGGTGTCCAGGGCCTCGCGCAGCACGCCGCTGGAGACCAGCGGCAGCACCGTCCCGTCCCCCGACTGGGTCAGCCGCAGCGCCTCCCAGAGCGTCGTGTCCAGGCACCCGCGCAGGAGCTGCTCCAGCCGCTCCTGGGCCGCCGACCCCGTGAGCTGCTCCGGCCGGGGCGCCAGCACCTCCAGCTCGGTCATCGGGCTGCGCAACCACCGCTTGGCCAGCCGCAGCCGCTGGCCGTCGAGGGTGAACTCGGCCTCGACGTAGGGCCCGACGTCGCGGCCGATCGGCTGCAGCGCCTGGGCCCGCGCGCTGCGGGACGTCGACTTCAGCTCGAGCAGCCGGTCGAAGGCCTCGAGCAGCGTCGACTTGCCGATCTCGTTGGGGCCCTCGACCACCACGACACCGCTCTCCGGCAGGTGCACGGTGCGCTCGGCGACGCCCCGGACGTCGCGCAGGGTGATCCGGTGCAGCCTCACGACCCGCTCCTGCTCAGCCGGTAGAGCAGCGCGAGGGCGTCGCGCGCGCTCGCCTCGTCGTCCGGCCGCCCGGCCAGGAAGGGCGCCGACGACGTCTCGACCGGGGCCTCCTGCGCGGACGGGGAACCAGCGGGCGCGGGGCGCTGCGCCTCGGCGCGGATCTCCTCGACCGCCGGTCCCAGGAAGCCGCCGAGCTCCAGCTCCGCCCAGGCGGCGTCGTCGTCGGCCACCACCAGGTCCCGGTGCTGCTCGCGCTCGACCAGTGCCCCCAGCCGGTCGGCGTGCCGACCGCGCACCTCCTCCAGGCGCGCGTGCTCCACGACGCCGAGCATGCCCCGCAGGTTGAGGAAGACGACAGTGCGGTCCGGGTCGGGCAGCGCCGCGAGCTCGGCGTCGAGCGACGCCACGTCGGCGTCGGAGTCGACCTGCCGGTCGAGCACGGTGAAGCCCCAGGTCCCGACGCGGTGCCCCCGCACCCGGACCCTCTCCCCGGACGGCGCGCCCGGGTCGACCTCCACGACGAGCGCCTCCCCCGGGGCCACCTCCGTCTCCCGGGTGGGCTCCGGCGTGCCGGCATACTGCAGGTCGGCACGCCCGGCGACCTCGGTGCGCGAGTGGCGGTCGCCGAGGGCGACGTAGTGGACCTGCCCGGCGTCGAGGGCCTGGACCAGCGGCCCGGTCGCGATCGTCGCGTGGTCGCGCCACTCCGGGTCGAAGGTGTCGACGCCGCCGTGCCCGACGACCACCCGGGTCACCCCCTCGGGCGCCGGC
This window contains:
- a CDS encoding MFS transporter, whose product is MTADHALDATDTAQLQSRTVLTLMGSQTLGGIGVASGIAVGAIVAADVSGRDALSGLATTTQVLGGALFTIPIAALMGRRGRRVGLSAAYVVGALGAALAIAATATGTFWMLLVGTTLFGASTTANSQARYAATDLAAPERRGRQLSWVVWATTIGSVLGPNMVGPGKAVAGVLGLPPLAGAWVFSAIGFGLAAVLLQLALRPDPLLTARRLAGVDTEQPVGRQGNVGDGLRLIRATPAALWGTAALTVGHVVMVAVMVMTPLHMRHGEAEIELIGLVISLHILGMYGLAPVTGQLTDRFGPRPVVLLGTVLLVLACLLAGISHDGFSPGLTAGLFLLGLGWSCTMVAGSGTVAGAVPVGQRASVQGGADLVMGLSAAAGGALAGVVMDLVGYAWLCVLAALAAVVLAAYTTSVVSLRR
- a CDS encoding SRPBCC family protein, whose translation is MSDQTSITVSRTIDVSAKDVFEVLTLPENHVAIDGSGFVQSVDHGDRITETGQVFTMNMSGEHMGGDYQTDNHVTGYAKDKLVAWQTAPAGTEPKGWEWVWELTPQGPDSTEVQLTYDWGKVTDPELLTKVSFPLVQEEELETSLGNLAAAATG
- a CDS encoding GyrI-like domain-containing protein; translation: MSEQQPTTEDVEPFRAVVVTGTGVPVEDLRDFFDSGFQRLGAALQAQGGPPAGPAFAAYDRQPSETVDLRIGFPVGPAVVAAEGVEVIDVPGGRVARLVHEGGYDDLSGSWDRLVTWALEQGERPAGWFYEEYLTEPTPDADPADMRTRLTLPLQPA
- the mscL gene encoding large conductance mechanosensitive channel protein MscL encodes the protein MLSGFKDFIMRGNVIELAVAVVIGSAFAAVVETIVSGIITPLLNAAGGAEVGGLGFNIIEGNDATYLNFAAIINALIVFLITAAVVYFVLVAPMNKVNERLNRNKPVEEIISDEVATLREIRDLLAERRTDGPQQS
- a CDS encoding FmdB family zinc ribbon protein, with amino-acid sequence MPTYSYACKDCGHAFDIQQAFTDDALTVCPECGGSLRKVFSAVGVVFKGSGFYRTDSRGSGSSSGKGGSSGSGGESGKSEGGSKGGSTASEGKGSSSGGSSGSSSSTGSGGSGSGSGGSSSTSSGSSGSSSTASR
- a CDS encoding UBP-type zinc finger domain-containing protein; translated protein: MTVEGIRTDVPPSGTGCVECDDAQGWWVHLRRCAECGHVGCCDSSPGQHATAHFEETGHPVVQSFEPGEDWFWSYAKSTGVLGPQLAAPTSRPEDQPAPGPAGRVPAGWRTQIH
- a CDS encoding DUF4011 domain-containing protein, producing the protein MSSLRPLNTLDEARVEAVQRARTRWRHEVAELGGANSLLWHRTSLTGTFDLNLAHPGGVAKLLSGRPTPLSDLVREQVAFADAARRLGGIRDKVTEMRREHGLETSFLAIGLATWTLHRVPVPPRAPVLLRACTITPTDAAHSDFVLELHEDVVFNPVLEHYLRSEAHLQPDPALLAGLSAQSHGFDPRLTYRALEDICIEMAGFAIGPQMVISTFPWAKLPLVTSYTGDPEPLAAHDVVAALAGADVRLTPSAPDPERAEDAARELSALDADASQRLVVDEVSHGGDLVLDTPSGTGATQTIANVVVGALSEGRTVMVCSEDRSTLQAVRRRLDAVGLGDLCLQLAEDPASMRQTLAEVRRRLDRLPSEDEPDLGPDPLPARADALSVLQREQEVLHREHEPWGLSLARTEDDLSALATSEHPPTSRVRLHPDVLRTLTDEELSAVTDALIEAADCGAWSTARAEDPWYAARLTSEDEATRATEIVGRLVSGEFSTAREQADAVCRAAGMPAPATLRQWGHRLGLVARASDTLDHFAPGIYDAPLEQMVAALGPDRDAGVQRPGAVARARLRRQVRQQLRPGTPPADLAQRVRMARDEGREWEEVAGKAARPTAPEGWEEALAAQTPIGEDLEWLEQALTGTSVGHELSTTHLDTVLERLVRLDARADRAAVAAQAHPLLAPLREQGLGELVDDLARRGVPADRVAQEVRFVHRSSVLDHLTSDEVPQQVGGEAVREAERSFRAADRAHLRRNALRARRAVLRRLRRTLAGHGSQLGAWQRALEETRLGAVDSRDVISRAPDVVLAAAPVLLASPLVVPAVLPPDLTVDLVVVDRAGRTTTARTAPALARGRQVLVVGDSGGPGPRHFSVVADPQADGDPGPMDEPSLLAEVAKILPVRHLGTHYRALDQGLVAPLAPLMPRPVHSFPGVWRGASVREHVVDGHVSARIEAAVRLVLKHARSGPDSLLLVTDDEAGAEDAGIALRAAMGSAGLPASLSDDEQDSEAFLVLPVHRVAGQTRDRVVWVGSPAAVGSAEAAGAVLAGARRSVDLVTPTPVADWPTAAGHGAEIVRHALVPDAEEHGHGSAVLTELVRRLRSEGLQVKEGVGHGPHVVDLAVVSEEDDARYAVAVDGDVQNGSAPRPGRDDVRLRHDQLTRMGWAPVRVRTTDVFTDPAREVARVLQALRERTR
- a CDS encoding SAF domain-containing protein — encoded protein: MTRRAARPATPSRRGLTRFLRRPVLRRWLAAVLAATTVGGSLHLVLGRPQPGEVPAVVAVRTLPVGATLTARDTQLRHVPPDVLPEGHLAEPPAEGSSLAVPLQAGEVLTAADLRTSSLLAGLDDVVAVYLPVADAAVAGATLAGDRIDVHSPVDGSTVASEALVLRAGAGEEPGLWVAVDERTASELAAARGADPLGAALLVAVRAGDTGG